In one window of Candidatus Avedoeria danica DNA:
- a CDS encoding VWA domain-containing protein has product MAVYRLSPVPTSDASYDPARPYEAAELSRLSIRRPINSSWLRTRALTVAPFGPAYSIAWSADGRYLIAASSEDTGDGDFAVIEVMDDGRTLEYRRMLTASTTRDNFPGDIWTANGLLTPPPSPTPTPTASPTPTLTPTPTPSPLATATPSPFPTATPSLTATPTPLPAPIYLPLALTESCTPSQRHVDIALAIDASSSMTEPTAAGRTKLAAAVDAARTFLGTLRLAEGDQAAIVTFNSDAWLLQPLTDDRAALDAALGSITTASLTRLDRAVAVAAEALADPARRSAGNAAAMIVLTDGRANPVPADVAVAEAARAKAAGVTVFTVGVGYDLDVDALRAIASGPADAFTAPDAEALAGIYSSIAVRLPCPAGAFWGRR; this is encoded by the coding sequence GTGGCTGTATACCGACTGTCTCCCGTTCCGACGAGCGATGCTTCGTACGATCCCGCGCGGCCGTACGAAGCCGCGGAGCTATCCCGACTCAGCATTCGGCGGCCCATCAACTCCAGTTGGCTTCGAACTCGTGCGCTCACCGTCGCGCCCTTTGGCCCGGCGTACTCGATCGCCTGGAGCGCGGATGGTCGCTATCTCATCGCCGCATCATCGGAGGACACCGGCGATGGCGATTTCGCGGTCATCGAGGTAATGGACGACGGGCGCACGCTCGAGTACCGCCGGATGCTCACGGCATCCACCACCCGCGACAACTTCCCCGGCGACATCTGGACCGCCAACGGCCTCCTCACCCCCCCGCCCTCCCCAACGCCCACGCCCACCGCATCCCCCACCCCCACGCTCACCCCAACGCCCACGCCTTCCCCCCTCGCCACCGCCACCCCATCGCCCTTCCCCACCGCCACGCCTTCCCTCACCGCCACGCCAACACCACTCCCCGCCCCCATCTACCTCCCCCTCGCCCTCACCGAGTCCTGCACCCCCTCCCAACGCCACGTCGACATCGCCCTCGCCATCGACGCCTCGTCGTCCATGACCGAACCCACCGCCGCCGGCCGCACCAAGCTCGCCGCCGCCGTCGACGCCGCCCGCACGTTCCTCGGCACGCTCCGGCTGGCCGAGGGTGATCAGGCCGCGATCGTCACGTTCAACAGCGACGCCTGGCTCCTCCAGCCGCTGACCGACGACCGCGCCGCCCTCGACGCCGCGCTGGGCTCCATCACCACGGCATCCCTCACGCGCCTCGACCGCGCCGTCGCCGTCGCTGCCGAGGCGCTCGCCGACCCGGCACGGCGCAGTGCGGGCAACGCCGCGGCGATGATCGTCCTCACGGACGGCCGCGCGAACCCGGTGCCGGCGGACGTGGCGGTGGCGGAGGCGGCGCGGGCCAAGGCGGCGGGCGTGACGGTGTTCACCGTGGGCGTCGGGTACGACCTGGACGTGGACGCGCTGCGGGCGATCGCGAGCGGGCCGGCGGATGCGTTCACGGCGCCGGATGCGGAGGCGCTGGCGGGGATTTACAGTTCGATCGCGGTGCGGTTGCCGTGTCCGGCGGGGGCGTTTTGGGGAAGGCGGTAG